ataataaaaagaaaaacattcatAATGAACTCTTcttaaaattttaaagttttgcCAAAACATGTCAGAGAAAAAGCAAAGATCCTGAAAggtttttttatgatgtcactATCTGATATAATATTTtggtgacaaaaaaataaataaatcactccATGCCATGCAGATAGAGAAAAGTAATGACGTAATGAAACGAAGTTAAAGTCTGAAgttggttttgtttttcagttcaAATCATTTTCTATGAGTTTATCCATTACGGGTGAGTCGAGGTGATCGTGGAGATGAAACACTCATACTGAGAAggcagaaaccttgagaggaaccatactCCAAATGTGCAACACTCTTCATGATGATTGAAGCCATATTGATTTCAATTCCACAGCCTTCATGGTTCCTAAGTGTTAAGAACCATGCACAGACTTTTCACGTATCAAATGAAGACCATTCTCAGCAGCAACAATGGTTTCCAATTGATGAGAACTTTAATCCAGATATCGAACCAAAAGTTTACTGTGGCTTGAAATCATTCAGCGCTTGATATTTAAGAAGCAGTTTTTTATAAGATTTAAAATTCTGATGAGGTCAAAACTTTTTGTTCTACTGGGAGATCATGCTGCAGTAATCTGGACTATTTAGAGCAATCTAGAACCTCCAGTCAATAATCACTTCAAGATCTTTTACTGAAACAGAAGGACCTTATAGGAACTTGCTTCCAGCTGCAGAGGGTCCAAAGAAAAATTCTTCCATCTTGTCAGAATTATAACATAACATACAGCTGCATATCAttagcataacagtggaagctaatactaggttttataaacatttttatcaaGATGCAGGATCCATGATCGGTGTAAAAACACCAGACTTCACTTTAGTGTGGAGAAGTCattatttatatctaaaaaCTGATAACGATTTGCTAAATAAAACCTGAGCCAGAAGGATTTCATGATCCTGTTTAGAGACCAAgagcaggtcatttaccactttaccCAGTGGTGCTTCTGTGCTACGCTTCGTCCATTTGCACTGATTATTACTcgctatttattaaaaaacgtgacttttttcacatttagttaCATTTTAGATCGTCAAACAGCTACATTAGTCAGTGTGATCCTCAATttaatcagaatccagaacgCTGGAACGCTGGAACGCTGTGGTGTACAAATTCAAAAGAACAATTCATGAATTACGAACATGTTTGTGTGACAGGTGCAGATGAAACCCTGAGCTTCTGATGGTTTCTACTTCCTGTAAAATGGtaacaggaagagagagagagagagagagagagagagaggagatagaAGGGTAGAAGGCAGTAGAAGGCAGTCAAGGCAGTAGAAGTCTCAGACAAACGTAATGAGTTTAGTTTAATCTTTAGTTTAAAATTGGTTCTGTTTGTGTACGTGTTTGAAAGTATTAATAGTTTAGAAAAAGAGAATTTCTCCAGCTACgcgaaaaagtaaaaaaatacgaACAAAATGAACGGACGCCAAGTGGGTTAcgtctttttcttcttcgcAGTCGCCATTACGATCGCGGCTGCGCAAAACGGTAAAGCGAGACGCCTTTTCATGCTGCAATTTCACACATTTGTTTGCTTAAagcttttaatgtgtttttgtaaaaaaacaacaaaaaaaaaacaaacgaaaaTGAAAGTTTATCAAGAATTTGTTTGATGTTAAAGTTTAAAGGATTTGTACAATAGTAAAGAATTTCTGTGGTTAATAATTTATTCAGATTCATTGAAAAATGTTCATTCTGTATAtgactgtatgtgtatatatgtgtgtgtgtgtgtgtgtgtgtgtgtgtgtgtgtgtgtgtgtgtgtgtgtgtgtgtgtgtgctgcttttAGAAAtcctttttataaaatatattacaagGATTTCagaatttttagtttttttggtgAATTATTCAGGCTTCTTCACTTCCTAGAAACAATCTACATCAGAGCCTTCAACCGATTCCTCCGACGTTCCTCTAACGCAGATCTCGAACCCAGAGCCTGCAGTATACTGAGCTTCATAACACACCAAATCTATAGGTTTTTCTTCTGTCCGTTCATTTGGAACGCACTCAGGAACGCACTCGTGTAGGTTAAAGGGATTAAATAACGTTTGCAGCAAAGTTTTTCACGTTTCCGTTTAGCAGCGATCGGTCACGTGAtgtggaagaagaaaaatgtgctCTAGGGCTTCGAACGTGAGCGTGAGCATCCTCACTGATGGGCTTGTGTGTGTTTCGACTTTCTGACTTTAGGGTACGTGAGTTTCTCAGGAACTACAGTCACACTGACCTGTAACATTGGAGATACTGATGACGGTTATGAGTGGTTCAAAGATAAAACTTTTCAACCAAATAAAACAGACTCTTCACTGGTCTTAGATGATTACAATGATAAGAGTAATGGAATGTACTCCTGCAAATATGGAGAGAAAACGCATTACTTCTACATCCATGCCAAGGGTAAGAGTGCACCTCAATCACACAAGATCATTTTCCATTCAGGAAACAACACAGAGGGAAAAATAATTCCGATAATCCCACACCTGGAAAACACCCCCCAAACCAGCGCCGCATGTTTACTAGCATGAAAACACAAATTAACAACACAATTCATGCAATGACGGGATATTTTTTGGGTCTTTAGTCGCGacaacacaaccacacaaactTTATTGTGTTTAGTCACACAACAACCCAATTTAACACAATCATGGGATTGTTGGTATGTTTAGTCACACGAcaaatttttgtgtgtgtttagttacaCTAAAATAGTATTGGGGTTTACTagcataaaaacacaaattaacaaCACAATTCATGCAATGACGGGATATTTTTTGGGTCTTTAGTTGTGacaacacaaccacacaaactTTGTGTGTTTAGTcacacaacaacacaatttAATGGAATTTGAAGAATTTTTGTGTGTAGTCACACATCAACACaatttaacacaatttatgggattgttttttgtgtttaatcacacaccaacacaattTATTGGAATTTGAAGACTCTTTGTGTGTAGTCACACAACAccacaaataaacataattagttacactaacacattttattggggtttttttttgtttgttttatcacacaacaacacaatTGAAAACAATTTGtgggattgttttgtttgttttatcacACGACAGcacaatatatacaaatttgtgggattttttgtgtttttagtcACACAGTAACACAATTTATGGAACTTTGTGTTTTTGGGACACGATTTATGGGATTTGTTGTGTAACCACACAATATAAGAGACTTTGTTGAATTGTTTATAAAGTTTGTATATAGAATATGGAATTTTGTGTTAGAAATTCTGAAGTGTTATTTTTTGTAGTTAATGTGTGTTTACGACCCCCTCCTCCCCCCAGTGTGTGAAGGTTGTTACGATATGAACATGATTTTGGCTTTTGGAATAATATTTGGAGACGTGTTGTTCACACTCGGGATCGTGCTGCTGATTTACTTCTGTTGCAAAAATAAAGAGGCAGCTGCTCCTCAgagaggtaacacacacacacacacacacacacacacacacacacacacacacactttaccatGCACACAAATAGACAAATATTCAACAATGTTTTTCTGCATTACAGCTGCAAAACAGCGTCAAGCACGGGGTCCGGGGAGAGGACCCCCAGTTCCTGAAGCGGACTACcaggtaatgtgtgtgtgtgtgtgtgtgtgtgtgatttttattcCTCGCGCTGGTTTTAGTTCACATTGTTTAGATTTTGAAGATTCACACCGTTTCATGTAAAATGCTTTAATATTCCTGAATATGAATTTCTTGTGATGTCATAATGCAATTTCCAGCCAACCAATCAGCAGCTACGGTTtcctgtgtatatatttattgttggTATTGccctctttttttaatctatctatctatctatctatctatctatctatctatctatctatctatctatatatctatctatctatctatctatctatctatctatctatctatctatctatctattgacctgtcttttatttatttcatctttttttgttcttttgtcttcattttctttgtttttctttctttcttctcgtCATTCAttcgtttttctttctttctttcttttctttctttcttttcctttcttttcctttctttctttcattaactcctccttttttcttttcttcattgaAATGctcacattctttcttttttcttgctgTGTAGCAAGTATAGCTTCGGACCCTAGTGAGTGTGTTACTGATCACAGCTCTGATgtactttatacatttatacgtttctacaataaaaatgtaaataaaatgtttaatcttttattctgattcttttctgtttgttttctctgcAGCCCCTGAACCCGGCAACGCGCTCCAACGACATTTACGCTCAGGCCCACCGATAATCAACCTGTAATCATCCTCCTGTATTACAAACAcataccttacacacacacacacacacacacacacacacacacacacacagtaaaattgATTACACACAATATTTAAAGTAATGAAACAATCTGATACATgccaaagac
The DNA window shown above is from Silurus meridionalis isolate SWU-2019-XX chromosome 12, ASM1480568v1, whole genome shotgun sequence and carries:
- the LOC124394440 gene encoding T-cell surface glycoprotein CD3 epsilon chain-like, encoding MNGRQVGYVFFFFAVAITIAAAQNGYVSFSGTTVTLTCNIGDTDDGYEWFKDKTFQPNKTDSSLVLDDYNDKSNGMYSCKYGEKTHYFYIHAKVCEGCYDMNMILAFGIIFGDVLFTLGIVLLIYFCCKNKEAAAPQRAAKQRQARGPGRGPPVPEADYQPLNPATRSNDIYAQAHR